TATGGAGCAGGCCCTGTAAGCTATGGAACAGGCCCTGTAAGCTATGGAACAGGCCCTGTAAGCTATGGAGCAGGCCCTGTAAGTTATGGAGCAGGCCCTGTAAGCTATGGAACAGGCCCTGTAAGCTATGGAACAGGCCCTGTAAGCTATGGAACAGGCCCTGTAAGCTATGGAGCAGGCCCTGTAAGCTATGGAACAGGCCATGTAAGCTATGGATCAGGCCCTGTAAGCTATGGAGCAGGCCCTGTAAGCTATGGAACAGGCCTGTAGCCTGTGAAGTAAAGGCAGGGTTTGAGGGACTTGGGCCTGGCACATCGTAAATGGGAGTAGGCGTGTGTGATATTTTAAGGCTGGCGTACGGGTTTGAGGGCTGGGGTACGGGtttgagggctgagggctggggTACGGGTTTGAGGGCTGGGGTACGGGTTTGAGGGCTGGGGTACGGGTTTGAGGGCTGGGGTACGCCTTTGAGGGCTGGGGAATGGGCTTGAGGGCTGGGGTATGGGTTTGAGGGCTGGGGAACGGGTTTGAGGGCTGGGGAACGGGTTTGAGGGCTGAGGTACGGGTTTGAGGGCTGGGGTACGGGTTTGAGGGCTGAGGTACGGGTTTGAGGGCTGGGGTACGGGTTTGAGGGCTGGGGTTTTGTAGACAgaagtaggtgtgtgtgtagtgttgcaCAGTATACGTCTGTACTTTCTAGAGAGAAATAACCTGGTTCTGTCAAAAAGAAAATGGTATGTTCGGTCAAATGTGTCTCACATGATTGAGAGGATCAAGTAGGTCTGATTCATAAATGCGCACATGGCCTTCTACATTTTTTGTATGTAATAGAATTGAACTCAAAAAATGCCGAATGAACAGAGCAgttgctgagtttatttgtcTCGCTCAAGTGTCATTCTGTAACTTTGACTAATATGCCTTCTTTGTTTTGTTGTGGTATCGTTTTTTCAATCGAGTATTGTGATACTCAACCTGGTATCgaagtcaaaattctggtatcTGGGTTAGGGATTATATAGACGGGGTATGGAGCGGTATCTGGGTTAGGGATTATATAGACGGGGTATGGAGCCGTATCTGGGTTAGGGATTATATAGATGGGGTATGGAGCTGTATCTGGGTTAGGGATTATATAGACGGGGTATGGAGCCGTATCTGGGTTAGGGATTATATAGATGGGGTATGGAGCCGTATCTGGGTTAGGGATTATATAGACGGGGTATGGAGCCGTATCTGGGTTAGGGATTATATAGACGGGGTATGGAGCCGTATCTGGGTTAGGGATTATATAGACGGGGTATGGAGCCGTATCTGGGTTAGGGATTATATAGACGGGGTATGGAGCTGTATCTGGGTTAGGGATTATATAGACCGGGTATGGAGCCGTATCTGGGTTAGGGATTATATAGATGGGGTATGGAGCCGTATCTGGGTTAGGGATTATATAGACGGGGTATGGATACTTATCTGGGTTAGGGATTATATAGACAGGGTATGGAGCCGTATCTGGGTTAGGGATTATATAGACGGGGTATGGAGCCGTATCTGGGTTAGGGATTATATAGACGTGGTATGGAGCGGTATCTGGGTTAGGGATTATATAGACGGGGTATGGAGCGGTATCTGGGTTAGGGATTATATAGACAGGGTATGGAGCCGTATCTGGGTTAGGGATTATAGAGACGGGGTATGGAGCCGTATCTGGGTGTCCATCGTCATCATCATTATATCCAGAAGCTGGATCTCTGCTGGGAACCTTGTTCCAGCAGCTCATGTTCCTCTGGGGGTACCAGCTGCCCCCCGTCAGACCACCTGTCTGACCTTCCTCTCTGATTCTGATGCTGAGGACGAAGAGGCTGCCGCTGGGACTTGAGATGAGACGGGTCCaagtgatgaagaggaggaggaagaggctgCCGCTGGGACTTGAGATGAGACGGGACCGACTGAAGaagagcaggaggaagaggaagaagctGCCGCTGGGACTTGAGATGAGACGGGTCCgagtgatgaagaggaggaggaggaggaggaagaggctgCCGCTGGGACTTGAGATGAGACGGGTTCGAGTGAtgaagacgaggaggaggaggaggaagagactgCCGCTGGGACATGAGATGAGACGGGACCgactgaagaagaggaggaggaggaggaggaagaggctgCCGCTGGGATTTGAGATGAGACAGGTCCGAGTGAtgaagacgaggaggaggaggaggaagaggctgCCGCTGGGACTTGAGATGAGACGGGACCgactgaagaagaggaggaggaggaggaagaggctgCCGCTGGGACTTGAGATGAGATGGGTCCgagtgatgaagaggaggaggaggaagaggctgCCGCTGGGACTTGAGATGAGACGGGTCCgagtgatgaagaggaggaggaggaagaggctgCCGCTGGGACTTGAGATGAGACGGGTCCGAGTGATGaaggtgtagatgaaggggaggtacTGAGCTAGTGAGAGAGGGCGGCTCTGCGGGTACTACTGTGTTCATCTGAAACACACAAAAACACGCAGACAGTTTAAAACACAAAGCACACAACACTGGGCAGGAGGCTGAAATAAATACATGTATAGATATTTTTATGAGCAATTTGAGCAGTAATTTGTGTTTTGGGGCACAGTTCTGAAGGAGCCAGTACGGTGTCTGAGAAGTGCCAAACCTCACCATTCTACCGTGGTCCCTGAGCCTGATCTTGTGAGGGAGGCAGGGTAGACCCAGgaaagatacacacacagagaaacaccgCGCTGAGAAAACCAGCTGGACAATACAGGTCACGATCAGAGGAACCCACAGGATCAGTGTCATGCtctggaaagaggagagagacaggtcagtgtatctgtctctctagctctctgtgtgtatctgtgtctctctctctctctgtgtatctgtctctctctctctctctgtgtgtatctgtgtctctctctctctgtgtgtttctctctctctctgtgtgtgtctctctctctctctctgtgtgtatctgtgtctctctctctctctgtgtatctgtctctctctctctctctgtgtgtatctgtgtctctctctctctgtgtgtttctctctctctctgtgtgtgtctctctctctctgtgtgtgtatctgtctctctctctctctgtgtgtatctgtgtgtctctctctctctgtgtgtatctgtctctctctctctctctgtgtgtttctctctctctctgtgtgtttctctctctctctgtgtgtgtgtctctctctctgtgtgtgtgtgtgtgtgtgtgtgtgtctctctctctgtgtgtgtgtgtgtgtgtgtgtgtgtgtgtctctctctctctctgtgtgtgtgtgtgtgtctctctctctctgtgtgtgtgtgtgtgtgtgtgtgtgtgtgcgtgcgtgcgtgcgtgcgtgcgtgcgtgcgtgcgtgtgtgtgtatacagcaaACACCAGATGGACTTTAAAAAGTAATGTACAGAGCCACTCACAAGTTCAAAAAATAGTAatctggagagagaaagggaaattGGAGGAAAGTGGGCACGGAATGTGTGcccgacagagagagacagtcataAATTCATTTTCCCTAACATCATGGGGCAGACACAGATTAAAGCCGAGCGAATCGTCAGCTACATTCTTTATACTCCAGGACTGGCATTAATCTGTGTCCAGGTTTCAAACCGTCCCATAATGACATTGGCTAGATGAGCTAGATAGATGGTACACCCCTGGTTACCCAACAGGTTTAAATCAGTCCATTTAAACATCAAGAACGATAACCGTTACATACCGCATCTCTCAAGCACTACTGGTCTAAAGGTAACATTATATAGCAAACTAACACAGTCCTACTGGTCTAAAGGTAACATTATATAGCAAACTAACACAGTCCTACTGGTCTAAAGGTAACATTATATAGCAAACTAACACAGTCCTACTGGTCTAAAGGTAACATTATATAGCAAACTAACACAGTCCTACTGGTCTAAAGGTCCCATTACACAGCAAACTAACACAGTCCTACTGGTCTAAAGGTCCCATTACATAACAAACTAACACAGTCCTACTGGTCTAAAGGTCCCATTACATAACAAACTAACACAGTCCTACTGGTCTAAAGGTCCCATTACATAGCAAACTAACACAGTCCTACTGGTCTAAAGGTCCCATTACATAGCAAACTAACACAGTCCTACTGGTCTAAAGGTCCCATTACATAGCAAACTAACACAGTCCTACTGGTCTAAAGGTCCCATTACATAGCAAACTAACACAGTCCTACTGGTCTAAAGGTCCCATTACATAGCAAACTAACACAGTCCTACTGGTCTAAAGGTCCCATTACATAGCAAACTAACACAGTCCTACTGGTCTAAAGGTCCCATTACATAGCAAACTAACACAGTCCTACTGATCTAAAGGTCCCATTACATAGCAAACTAACACAGTCCTACTAGTTTAAAGGTCCCATTACATAGCAAACTAACACAGTCCTACTGGTCTAAAGGTCCCATTACACAGCAAACTAACACAGTCCTACTAGTTTAAAGGTCCCATTATATAGCAAACTCACACAGTCCTACTGGTCTAAAGGTAACATTATATAGCAAACTCACACAGTCCTACTGGTCTAAAAGTAACATTATATAACAAACTCACACAGTCCTACTGGTCTAAAGGTCCCATTACACAGCAAACTAACACAGTCCTACCTGTCTAAAGGTCCCATTACATAGCAAAATAACACAGTCCTACTGGTCTAAAGGTCCCATTACATAGCAAACTAACACAGTCCTACTGGTCTAAAGGTCCCATTACATAGCAAACTAACACAGTCCTACTGGTCTAAAGGTCCCATTACACAGCAAACTAACACAGTCCTACTGGTCTAAAGGTCCCATTACATAGCAAACTAACACAGTCCTACTGGTCTAAAGGTCCCATTACATAGCAAACTAACACAGTCCTACTGGTCTAAAGGTAACATTATATAGCAAATTAGCACAGTCCTACTAGTTTAAAGGTCCCATTACATAGCAAACTAACACAGTCCTACTGGTCCAAAGGTCCCATTACATAGCAAACTAACACAGTCCTACTGGTCTAAAGGTCCCATTACATAGCAAACTAACACAGTCCTACTGGTCTAAAGGTCCCATCACATAGCAAACTAACACAGTCCTACTGGTCTAAAGGTCCCATTACATAGCAAACTAACACAGTCCTACTGGTCTAAAGGTCCCATTACATAGCAAACTAACACAGTCCTACTGGTCTAAAGGTCCCATTGCACAGCAAACTAACACAGTCCTACTAGTTTAAAGGTCCCATTACATAGCAAACTAACACAGTCCTACTGGTCTAAAGGTCCCATTACACAGCAAACTAACACAGTCCTACTAGTTTAAAGGTCCCATTATATAGCAAACTCACACAGTCCTACTGGTCTAAAGGTAACATTATATAGCAAACTCACACAGTCCTACTGGTCGAAAGGTAACATTATATAGCAAACTAACACAGTCCTACTGGTCTAAAGGTCCCATTACATAGCAAACTAACACAGTCCTACTGGTCTAAAGGTCCCATTACACAGCAAACTAACACAGTCCTACTGGTCTAAAGGTCCCATTACACAGCAAACTAACACAGTCCTACCTGTCTAAAGGTCCCATTACATAGCAAACTAACACAGTCCTACTGGTCTAAAGGTCCCATTACACAGCAAACTAACACAGTCCTACTAGTTTAAAGGTCCCATTACATAGCAAACTAACACAGTCCTACTGGTCTAAATGTCCCATTACATAGCAAACTAACACAGTCCTACTGGTCTAAAGGTAACATTATATAGCAAACTAGCACAGTCCTACTAGTTTAAAGGTCCCATTACATAGCAAACTAACACAGTCCTACTGGTCTAAAGGTCCCATTACATAGCAAACTAACACAGTCCTACTGGTCTAAAGGTCCCATTACATAGCAAACTAACACAGTCCTACTGGTCTAAAGGTCCCATTACATAGCAAACTAACACAGTCCTACTGGTCTAAAGGTCCCATTACATAGCAAACTAACACAGTCCTACTGGTCTAAAGGTCCCATTACACAGCAAACTAACACAGTCCTACTAGTTTAAAGGTCCCATTACATAGCAAACTAACACAGTCCTACTGGTCTAAAGGTCCCATTACACAGCAAACTAACACAGTCCTACTAGTTTAAAGGTCCCATTACATAGCAAACTAACACAGTCCTACTGGTCTAAAGGTAACATTACATAGCAAACTAACACAGTCCTACTGGTCTAAATGTCCCATTACACAGCAAACTCACACAGTCCTACTGGTCTAAAGGTAACATTACATAGCAAACTAACACAGTCCTACTGGTCTAAAGGTCCCATTACACAGCAAACTAACACAGTCCTACTGGTCTAAAGGTCCCATTACATAGCAAACTAACACAGTCCTACTGGTCTAAAGGTCCCATTACATAGCAAACTAACACAGTCCTACTGGTCTAAAGGTCCCATTACACAGCAAACTAACACAGTCCTACTAGTTTAAAGGTCCCATTACATAGCAAACTAACACAGTCCTACTGGTCTAAATGTCCCATTACATAGCAAACTAACACAGTCCTACTGGTCTAAAGGTAACATTATAGAGCAAACTAGCACAGTCCTACTAGTTTAAAGGTCCCATTACATAGCAAACTAACACAGTCCTACTGGTCTAAAGGTCCCATTACATAGCAAACTAACACAGTCCTACTGGTCTAAAGGTCCCATTACACAGCAAACTAACACAGTCCTACTGGTCTAAAGGTCCCATTACATAGCAAACTAACACAGTCCTACTGGTCTAAAGGTCCCATTACACAGCAAACTAACACAGTCCTACTAGTTTAAAGGTCCCATTACATAGCAAACTAACACAGTCCTACTGGTCTAAAGGTCCCATTACACAGCAAACTAACACAGTCCTACTAGTTTAAAGGTCCCATTACATAGCAAACTAACACAGTCCTACTGGTCTAAAGGTAACATTACATAGCAAACTAACACAGTCCTACTAGTCTAAAGGTCCCATTACATAGCAAACTAACACAGTCCTACTGGTCTAAAGGTAACATTACATAGCAAACTAACACAGTCCTACTAGTCTAAAGGTAACATTATATAGCAAACTAACACAGTCCTACTGGTCTAAAGGTCCCATCACATAGCAAACTCACACAGTCCTACTAGTTTAAAGGTCCCATTACATAGCAAACTAACACAGTCCTACTGGTCTAAAGGTCCCATTACACAGCAAACTCACACAGTCCTACTGGTCTAAAGGTAACATTACATAGCAAACTAACACAGTCCTACTGGTCTAAAGGTCCCATTACACAGCAAACTAACACAGTCCTACTGGTCTAAAGGTCCCATTACATAGCAAACTAACACAGTCCTACTGGTCTAAAGGTCCCATTACATAGCAAACTAACACAGTCCTACTGGTCTAAAGGTCCCATTACATAGCAAACTAACACAGTCCTACTGGTCTAAAGGTCCCATTACATAGCAAACTAACACAGTCCTACTGGTCTAAAGGTAACATTATATAGCAAACTAACACAGTCCTACTGGTCTAAAGGTCCCATTACATAGCAAACTAACATAGTCCTACTGGTCTAAAGGTAACATTACATAGCAAACTAACACAGTCCTACTAGTCTAAAGGTAACATTATATAGCAAACTATCACAGTCCTACTGGTCTAAAGGTCCCATTACATAGCAAACTAACACAGTCCTACTGGTCTAAAGGTAACATTACATAGCAAACTAACACAGTCCTACTAGTCTAAAGGTAACATTATATAGCAAACTAACACAGTCCTACTGGTCTAAAGGTCCCATCACATAGCAAACTCACACAGTCCTACTAGTTTAAAGGTCCCATTACATAGCAAACTAACACAGTCCTACTGGTCTAAAGGTCCCATTACACAGCAAACTAACACAGTCCTACTAGTTTAAAGGTCCCATTACATAGCAAACTAACAGTCCTACTAGTTTAAAGGTCCCATTACACAGCAAACTAACACAGTCCTACTAGTATAAAGTTCCCATTACACAGCAAACTAACACAGTCCTACTAGTTTAAAGGTCCCATTACATAGCAAACTAACAGTCCTACTAGTTTTCGGTAGATAGTCTACCTGATTTCTCAGGTCTAAATCAGTATACTTAAATGTCAAGAACGATATAACCATTATATAGTGTAACCCTCCAGGACTGGTGTATGTCTGACTATACATTATATAGTGTAACCCTCCAGGACTGGTGTATATCTGACTATACATTATATAGTGTAACCCTCCAGGACTGGTGTATATCTGACTATACATTATATAGTGTAACCCTCCAGGACTGGTGTATGTCTGACTATACATTATATAGTGTAACCCTCCAGGACTGGTGTATATCTGACTATACATTATATAGTGTAACCCTCCAGGACTGGTGTGGGTCTGACTATACATTATATAGTGTAACCCTCCAGGACTGGTGTCTGTCTGACTATACATTATATAGTGTAACCCTCCAGGACTGGTGTATATCTGACCATACATTATATAGTGTAACCCTCCAGGACTGGTGTATGTCTGACTATACATTATATAGTGTAACCCTCCAGGACTGGTGTATGTCTGACTATACATTATATAGTGTAACCCTCCAGGACTGGTGTGGGTCTGACTATACACTATATAGTGTAACCCTCCAGGACTGGTGTCTGTCTGACTATACATTATATAGTGTAACCCTCCAGGACTGGTGTGGGTCTGACTATACATTATATAGTGTAACCCTCCAGGACTGGTGTATGTCTGACTATACATTATATAGTGTAACCCTCCATTGTGTAAATACATTAATAACAGCTGAAGGGTGTATGTTGTTAGAAGCTGTATTGACAGGCGGTCCTATGATacaggaaaacacacacatgaacacacacacatgaacacacacacaggaaaacacacaggaaaacacacatgaacacacacacagaaacacacacacagaaacacacaaacagaaacagacacaagcacacacaaatacacacaagcgcaacacaaatacacacacacacacacatgaacacacacagaaacacacacacagacacacacacacagaaacaccaaaacagaaacagacacaagcacacacaaatacacacaagcgcaacacaaatacacacacacacacacacacacacacacacacacataaacacacaactTCTTTACTCGCTTTGAGGAcagtacagtgccactgacacggacCCCTaacaaaacctgcgggctctccttcactgctgccgaggtgagtaaaacatttaaacgtgttaaccctcgcaaggctgcaggcccagacggcatccccagccgcgtcctcagagcatgcgcagaccagctgcctggtgtgtttacagacatattcaatcgatccttatcccagtctgctgttcccacatgcttcaagagggccaccattgttcctgttcccaagaaagctaaggtaactgagctaaacgactaccgccccgtagcactcacttccgtcatcatgaagtgctttgagagactagtcaaggaccatatcacctccaccctacctgacaccctagacccactccaatttgcttaccgacccaataggtccacagacgacgcaatcgcaaccacactgcacactgccctaacccatctggacaagaggaatacctatgtgagaatgctgttcatcgactacagctcagcatttaacaccatagtaccctccaaactcgtcatcaagctcgagaccctgggtctcaaccccgccctgtgcaactgggtcctggactttctgacgtcccgcccccaggtggtgagggtaggtaacaacatctctatcccgttgatcctcaacaccggggccccacacgggtgcgttctcagccctttcccgtactccctgttcacccacgactgcatggccatgcacgcctccaacgcaatcatcaagtttgcagacgacactacagtgctAGGCTTGATTCCctcaacgacgagacggcctacagggaggacgtgagggccctcggagtgtggtgtcaggaaaataacctcacactcaatgtcaacaaaacaaaggagatgatcgtggacttcaggaaacagcagagggagcacccccctatccacatcgacgagacagtagtggaaaaggtggaaagttttaagttcctctgcgtacacatcacggacaaactgaaatggtccacctacacagacagcgtggtgaagaaggcgcagcagcgcctattcaacctcaggaggctgaagaaattcggcttgtcaccaaaaacactcacaaaccatTTACAatggagagcatcctgtcgggctgtatcaccgcctggtacggcaactgctccgcccacaaccgcagggctctccagagggtgatgcggtctgcacaacgcatcactgagggcaaactacctgcccttcatgacacctacagcacccgatgtcacaggaaggccaaaagatAATCGACAACacccacccgagccactgcctgttcacaccgctatcatctaGAATGCCAGGTcagaacaggtgcatcaaagcggggactgagagactgaaaaacagcttctatctcaaggccatcagactgttaaacagccatcactaacatttagtggctgctgccaacatactgactcaactctagccactttaataatggaaaaattgatgtaataaatgtatcactagccactttaaacaatgccactttatataatgtttacataccctacattactcatctcatatgtatatactgtactctataccatctactgcatcttgcctatgctgttcggccatcactcattcatatatttttatgtacatattcttattcattcctttacacttgtgtgtataaggtagtagttggggaattgttaggttagattacttgttagatattactgcatggttggaactagaagcacaagcattttgctacactcgcattaacatctgctaaccatgtgtatgtgacaaataaaattggatttgatttgatggtgACACTGACCCCTTCCTGCTGACCTCTTGACCACCCCTCCACATGACCCACTGACCAGACCACATGACCCACTGACCAGACCACATGACCCACTGACCAGACCACATGACCCACTGACCAGACCACATGACCCACTGACCAGACCACATGACCCACTGACCAGACCACATGGCCCACTGACCAGACCACATGGTCCACTGACCAGACCACCCCTCCACATGACCCAGTGACCACTCCACATGACACACTAACTCCATATGTGACTTACATAAACGTGTGTGGGGTCGAAAGGGCACTCGTTAGTGATGCTGGCGTAGCCAATAGCGTTGGGGAACCGGCAGTGAGTCAGGAGGCTCGGCCCACCGTTAACTGTGGCCCTCACCACAGAAACGGTGAGGCCAATCGCAGACGCCGTGGCCAGGAGACTACCAAACAGGCTGACCACGAACAACGAccatgtctgagagagagagagagagagagagagagagagagagagagagagagagagagagagagagagagagagagagagagagagagagagagagagaattgagctCCAGTGGCACAAAAACAGTCAGTACTCTTTCATCTGCACAGAGAGGAAACACATCAGAAATACAGAGGAGATAATACTGGATCAATAATCTACCAATACAGAACAGTTCAGAGATAATACTGGATCAATAATCTACCAATACAGAACAGTTCAGAGATAATACTGGATCAATAGGCTACCAATACAGAACAGTTCAGAGATAATACTGGATCAATAATCTACCAATACAGAACACTTCAGAGATAATACTGGATCAATAATCTACCAATACAGAACAGTTCAGAGATAATACTGGATCAATAATCTACCAATACAGAACAGTTCAGAGATAATACTGGATCAATAATCTACCAATACAGAACAGTTCAGAGATAATACTGGATCAATAGGCTACCAATACAGAACAGTTCAGAGATAATACTGGATCAATAATCTACCAATACAGAACACTTCAGAGATAATACTGGATCAATAATCTACCAATACAGAACAGTTCAGAGATAATACTGGATCAATAATCTACCAATACAGAACAGTTCAGAGATAATACTGGATCAATAATCTACCAATACAGAACAGTTCAGAGATAATAATGGATCAATAATCTACCAATACAGAACAGTTCAGAGATAATACTGGATCAATTATCTACCAATACAGAACAGTTCAGAGATAATACTGGATCAATTATCTACCAATACAGAACAGTTCAGAGATAATACTGGATCAATAATCTACCAATACAGAACAGTTCAGAGATAATACTGGATCAATAATCTACCAATACAGAACACTTCAGAGATAATACTGGATCAATAGACTACTGGGAAACTAGTATCATATCATGCTATTTTCACCTGGTGAATCACATAAGGAAACTTCAGTGTCACTACAGTCACCTACAgatgaagtctgaagtttacatacacttaggttggagtcattaaaactcgtttaacaaacgatagttttggcaagtcggttaggacatctactttgtgcatgacacaagtaatttttccaacaataatttacagacagattatttcacttataattcactgtatcagaattccagtgggtcagaagttgactgtgcttttaaacagcttggaaatttccagaaaatgatgtcatggctttagaagcttctgataggctaattgacataatttgagtcaattggaggtggacctgtggatgtatttcaaggcctaccttcaaactcagtgcctctttgcttgacatcatgggaacatcaaaagaaatcagccaagacctcagaaaaaacattgtagacctccacaagtctggttcatccttgggagccatttttaaacacctgaaggtaccacgctcatctgtacaaacaataaacaccatgggaccacgcagctgtcataccgctcaggaaggagacgcgttctgtctcctagagatgaacgtactttggtgcgaaaagtgcaaatcaatcccagaacaacagcaaaggatcttgtgaagatgctggaggacaaggtacaaaagtatctatatccacagtaaaacgagtcctaaatcgacataacctgaaaggccgctcagcaaggaagaagccactgctccaaaaccggcataaaaaaagccagactacggtttgcaactgcacatggggataaagattgtactttttggagaaatgtcctctggtctgattaaaacaaaaatagaactgtttggccataatgaccatcgttatgtttggagggaaaagggggaagcttgcaagccgaagaacaccatcccaaccgtgaagcacaggggtggcagcatcacgttgtgggggtgctttgctgcagaagggaatggtgcacttcacaaaatagatgacatcacgaggaagga
This region of Salvelinus namaycush isolate Seneca chromosome 32, SaNama_1.0, whole genome shotgun sequence genomic DNA includes:
- the LOC120026813 gene encoding extensin-3-like isoform X3; this translates as MANTGVCCASLEKPKALMKMGLSMVLVGHVNFLLGALVHGAVLRHINLNTRAHTMAYSISNVVALTTGLVGVVVGILAIILSNNKKSRVLSMTLILWVPLIVTCIVQLVFSARCFSVCVSFLGLPCLPHKIRLRDHGRMMNTVVPAEPPSLTSSVPPLHLHLHHSDPSHLKSQRQPLPPPPLHHSDPSHLKSQRQPLPPPPLHHSDPSHLKSQRQPLPPPPPLLQSVPSHLKSQRQPLPPPPPRLHHSDLSHLKSQRQPLPPPPPPLLQSVPSHLMSQRQSLPPPPPRLHHSNPSHLKSQRQPLPPPPPPLHHSDPSHLKSQRQLLPLPPALLQSVPSHLKSQRQPLPPPLHHLDPSHLKSQRQPLRPQHQNQRGRSDRWSDGGQLVPPEEHELLEQGSQQRSSFWI
- the LOC120026813 gene encoding uncharacterized protein LOC120026813 isoform X2, with translation MANTGVCCASLEKPKALMKMGLSMVLVGHVNFLLGALVHGAVLRHINLNTRAHTMAYSISNVVALTTGLVGVVVGILAIILSNNKKSRVLTWSLFVVSLFGSLLATASAIGLTVSVVRATVNGGPSLLTHCRFPNAIGYASITNECPFDPTHVYSMTLILWVPLIVTCIVQLVFSARCFSVCVSFLGLPCLPHKIRLRDHGRMMNTVVPAEPPSLTSSVPPLHLHLHHSDPSHLKSQRQPLPPPPLHHSDPSHLKSQRQPLPPPPPLLQSVPSHLKSQRQPLPPPPPRLHHSDLSHLKSQRQPLPPPPPPLLQSVPSHLMSQRQSLPPPPPRLHHSNPSHLKSQRQPLPPPPPPLHHSDPSHLKSQRQLLPLPPALLQSVPSHLKSQRQPLPPPLHHLDPSHLKSQRQPLRPQHQNQRGRSDRWSDGGQLVPPEEHELLEQGSQQRSSFWI
- the LOC120026813 gene encoding proline-rich protein LAS17-like isoform X1, with translation MANTGVCCASLEKPKALMKMGLSMVLVGHVNFLLGALVHGAVLRHINLNTRAHTMAYSISNVVALTTGLVGVVVGILAIILSNNKKSRVLTWSLFVVSLFGSLLATASAIGLTVSVVRATVNGGPSLLTHCRFPNAIGYASITNECPFDPTHVYSMTLILWVPLIVTCIVQLVFSARCFSVCVSFLGLPCLPHKIRLRDHGRMMNTVVPAEPPSLTSSVPPLHLHLHHSDPSHLKSQRQPLPPPPLHHSDPSHLKSQRQPLPPPPLHHSDPSHLKSQRQPLPPPPPLLQSVPSHLKSQRQPLPPPPPRLHHSDLSHLKSQRQPLPPPPPPLLQSVPSHLMSQRQSLPPPPPRLHHSNPSHLKSQRQPLPPPPPPLHHSDPSHLKSQRQLLPLPPALLQSVPSHLKSQRQPLPPPLHHLDPSHLKSQRQPLRPQHQNQRGRSDRWSDGGQLVPPEEHELLEQGSQQRSSFWI